From the Tissierellales bacterium genome, one window contains:
- the yedF gene encoding sulfurtransferase-like selenium metabolism protein YedF, protein MNKTIDARKMACPKPVILTKKAFDEALGGVITTIVDNEVAVKNLEKLAANSGFETEVEKVDEDYKVHIKTEEGAVITSVSNEELSDEVVAIGTNIMGSGSEELGEILMKGFIYTLTESKPYPKAVLFYNAGVKLTVEGSDSIEDLKKLEEAGVEIISCGTCLNYFDIADKLKVGEVSNMYTIVETLKAAGNTIRI, encoded by the coding sequence ATGAATAAGACAATTGATGCAAGAAAAATGGCTTGTCCAAAACCTGTTATTCTTACAAAGAAAGCATTTGATGAAGCATTAGGCGGGGTTATAACTACAATAGTAGATAATGAAGTTGCGGTAAAAAACTTGGAAAAATTGGCAGCTAATAGTGGTTTTGAGACAGAAGTAGAAAAAGTAGATGAGGATTACAAGGTACATATAAAGACTGAGGAAGGCGCGGTAATAACAAGTGTTTCAAATGAAGAATTGTCAGATGAAGTTGTAGCTATAGGAACAAATATCATGGGAAGTGGTTCAGAAGAACTTGGAGAAATTCTCATGAAGGGATTTATATATACACTTACAGAATCAAAACCTTATCCAAAAGCAGTTCTATTTTACAATGCTGGTGTAAAATTAACGGTAGAAGGCTCAGATTCGATAGAAGATCTTAAAAAACTAGAAGAGGCTGGAGTAGAAATCATATCGTGTGGAACATGCTTGAATTATTTTGATATTGCTGATAAACTTAAGGTCGGTGAAGTGTCTAACATGTACACTATAGTAGAGACGTTAAAAGCAGCCGGAAATACTATTAGAATTTAG
- a CDS encoding DUF3343 domain-containing protein, whose translation MSSELFNVVTFQSTHHAIRGEKYFKEANLAIKTIPTPREITASCGLSIRFEIDKIDVVKEIIEKQELAIEGIYEIKKENFKKTARKIDY comes from the coding sequence ATGAGTAGTGAATTATTCAATGTAGTAACATTTCAATCTACGCATCATGCAATCAGAGGCGAGAAGTATTTTAAAGAAGCTAATTTAGCTATAAAAACTATACCGACACCAAGAGAGATTACAGCAAGTTGTGGATTGTCTATAAGATTTGAGATTGACAAGATTGATGTAGTTAAAGAAATTATTGAAAAGCAAGAATTGGCAATAGAAGGTATATATGAGATAAAGAAAGAAAATTTTAAGAAAACAGCTAGAAAAATCGACTATTAA
- a CDS encoding DUF951 domain-containing protein gives MPMKLEVGDKVELKKNHPCGSKEWEILRTGVDFRIKCLGCGHEVWVPRNKLEKRIKKVLQSAE, from the coding sequence ATGCCAATGAAATTAGAAGTAGGAGACAAGGTTGAACTTAAAAAAAATCATCCATGTGGTAGTAAAGAGTGGGAAATACTTCGAACTGGAGTAGATTTTAGAATAAAATGCTTAGGTTGTGGTCATGAAGTTTGGGTTCCTAGAAACAAACTTGAGAAAAGAATAAAGAAAGTACTTCAATCAGCTGAGTAA
- a CDS encoding PLP-dependent aminotransferase family protein, with protein sequence MGLNYAKRMEKIKASEIRELLKLTQKPEIISFAGGLPAPELFPVEQMKKVTDMVLDENGQKALQYGPTEGYDPLREQIVKRMEVLKINSKKEDVLVTNGSQQGLDFTARVFFNQDDIVLCESPSYLGAINAFKAYGPKFIEVPTDKDGMKMDELEKILKENDNVKVAYVIPDFQNPTGRTWSVDRRKRLVELANEYNIAIVEDNPYGELRFEGEIPPSVKSFDTEGRVIFLGTFSKTMCPGLRIGWVCAEPEVLNKYILVKQGADLQASTISQMQLAKFLEVYSIEEHIEKIKEVYGKRRDLMMKTLKEELPEGIEFTYPEGGLFTWVELPESINARELAVKAIEKNVAFVPGGSFFPNGGHENTLRLNYSNMDEERIVIGIKRLAEAIKEML encoded by the coding sequence ATGGGATTGAATTACGCAAAGAGAATGGAAAAAATTAAAGCATCAGAGATTAGAGAGTTATTGAAATTAACTCAAAAGCCAGAAATTATTTCATTTGCAGGAGGACTACCAGCACCAGAATTGTTCCCAGTAGAGCAGATGAAAAAAGTGACTGATATGGTATTAGATGAAAATGGACAAAAAGCGCTTCAATATGGACCAACAGAAGGATATGATCCACTTAGAGAGCAAATTGTTAAAAGAATGGAAGTTTTAAAGATAAATTCTAAAAAAGAAGATGTACTTGTAACTAATGGTTCACAACAAGGTTTGGATTTTACAGCTAGAGTATTCTTCAACCAAGATGACATAGTTCTATGTGAAAGCCCTAGTTATTTAGGAGCAATAAATGCATTTAAAGCATATGGTCCTAAATTCATTGAAGTGCCAACAGATAAAGATGGTATGAAAATGGATGAATTAGAGAAGATACTTAAAGAGAATGACAACGTAAAAGTAGCATATGTTATTCCTGATTTCCAAAATCCAACAGGAAGAACATGGAGCGTTGATCGTAGAAAGAGATTAGTTGAGCTTGCTAATGAGTACAATATTGCTATAGTAGAAGACAATCCTTACGGCGAACTTCGTTTTGAAGGTGAAATTCCACCATCAGTTAAGAGCTTTGATACAGAGGGAAGAGTAATATTCTTAGGAACATTCTCTAAAACTATGTGTCCAGGTCTTAGAATTGGTTGGGTTTGTGCAGAGCCAGAGGTATTGAATAAGTATATCTTGGTTAAACAAGGTGCCGATCTTCAAGCTAGCACTATTTCACAGATGCAATTAGCTAAGTTCTTAGAAGTTTATAGTATAGAAGAGCATATCGAAAAGATTAAAGAAGTTTACGGTAAGAGAAGAGATCTTATGATGAAGACATTAAAAGAAGAATTACCAGAAGGAATAGAGTTCACTTATCCAGAAGGTGGTTTGTTTACTTGGGTTGAACTTCCAGAGTCTATTAATGCTAGAGAATTAGCAGTAAAAGCAATTGAGAAAAACGTAGCGTTCGTACCAGGTGGTTCATTCTTCCCTAATGGTGGACATGAAAACACACTTAGACTTAACTATTCTAATATGGATGAAGAGCGTATTGTTATAGGTATAAAGAGATTAGCAGAAGCTATCAAAGAAATGTTATAA
- the rpsF gene encoding 30S ribosomal protein S6 has protein sequence MRKYESVFIFAPNLSDEERVARFDRMKNVIEATGATVEIDEWGTRKLAYEINDFKEGYYYVCQYEANNEVLTEVDRIAHITDGLLRNLTLKMEK, from the coding sequence ATGAGAAAATATGAATCAGTATTTATTTTCGCTCCAAACTTATCTGATGAGGAGAGAGTAGCTAGATTCGATCGTATGAAAAATGTAATCGAAGCAACAGGTGCTACTGTTGAAATCGACGAGTGGGGAACTAGAAAATTAGCTTACGAAATCAATGATTTCAAAGAGGGATACTACTATGTATGCCAATACGAAGCTAACAACGAAGTTCTTACAGAAGTTGATCGTATCGCTCACATCACAGATGGTTTATTAAGAAACTTAACACTAAAAATGGAAAAATAG
- the ssb gene encoding single-stranded DNA-binding protein, protein MNVAILIGRLTRDPELRFLPGNGRAVARFTVAVDKGLSKEKKSEMQAQGKSTADFINIVVWGKQAENCANYLAKGRQVAIEGSIQTGSYTNAQGQKVYTTEVVANKVQFIDWSDNASSRAGSPQGQYSNAPSSQPSNSGFDQLPDGFEPIDDDDIPF, encoded by the coding sequence ATGAACGTCGCGATATTAATAGGACGACTTACAAGAGACCCAGAGCTAAGATTTTTGCCAGGTAATGGACGAGCTGTAGCTAGATTTACGGTGGCTGTCGACAAAGGATTATCTAAAGAGAAGAAAAGCGAAATGCAAGCTCAAGGGAAATCCACTGCTGATTTCATCAACATAGTTGTATGGGGTAAGCAGGCCGAAAACTGCGCTAATTACTTAGCAAAAGGACGACAAGTAGCGATTGAGGGTAGTATTCAAACAGGCTCTTATACAAATGCTCAAGGCCAAAAGGTATACACCACGGAAGTTGTAGCAAACAAAGTTCAATTCATTGACTGGTCGGACAACGCATCATCTAGAGCGGGTAGCCCACAAGGTCAATACTCAAATGCACCTAGCAGTCAGCCTTCTAATTCAGGGTTTGATCAATTGCCAGATGGATTTGAACCAATTGATGATGACGATATCCCATTTTAA
- the rpsR gene encoding 30S ribosomal protein S18 yields the protein MAFGKRKFRSRRKVCVFCADKKVIDYKDTNILRKYVTDRGKILPRRISGNCAKHQRELTVAIKRARHVALLPYVAE from the coding sequence ATGGCATTCGGTAAAAGAAAATTCAGATCAAGAAGAAAAGTTTGCGTATTCTGTGCTGACAAAAAAGTTATAGATTACAAAGACACTAATATACTTAGAAAATATGTTACTGATAGAGGTAAGATCTTACCTAGAAGAATCAGTGGTAACTGTGCTAAGCACCAGAGAGAGCTTACTGTAGCTATCAAAAGAGCTAGACACGTTGCATTATTGCCATACGTGGCTGAATAA